In Halococcus hamelinensis 100A6, a genomic segment contains:
- a CDS encoding MFS transporter, with translation MSRETEGSWSSVATVAGWQVAASLCYYSIFAATGVVRDAFSLSATEVGLFTTAALLGYTVALVPSGAAVDGYGEKRVMVFGLVGLAVATVGVSLAPSYGLLLVAGAVLGGAYSSAMPASNRGILASAPAGRGNFAMGLKQVGVTAGSAIASLVITGLAAVVAWQAGFWVIAALAGGYVVGFVALYDGTRGEGTLSVPDFSVLRSNRAYLVLVGVGFFMGASIFAMLGYIVLYVVDDLGHTTLVGGVVLALTQIMGSAARIGAGGVADRLGGARGAATVALVQMAVAVVLFAVLATGLPSFPVALVVFAGLGLTVYGSTGVFYSCLGTIVDDDDIGAATAGGQTAINVGGLVAPPTFGLLVEHSGYSVSWAFLGALTVAGTVLLVVVRRRLGSSAG, from the coding sequence GCGGCGAGTCTCTGCTATTACAGCATCTTCGCCGCCACGGGGGTCGTCAGGGACGCCTTCTCGCTGTCGGCGACCGAGGTCGGGCTGTTCACGACCGCGGCGCTGCTCGGCTACACGGTCGCGCTGGTGCCGAGCGGGGCGGCGGTCGACGGCTACGGCGAGAAACGCGTGATGGTCTTCGGGCTGGTCGGGCTCGCGGTCGCGACCGTCGGGGTCTCGCTCGCGCCGAGCTACGGCCTCCTGTTGGTGGCGGGCGCGGTGCTCGGGGGCGCGTACTCCTCGGCGATGCCCGCCTCGAACCGGGGGATCCTCGCGAGCGCGCCCGCCGGTCGGGGCAACTTCGCCATGGGGCTGAAGCAGGTCGGGGTCACGGCGGGCAGTGCGATCGCCTCGCTGGTGATCACGGGACTGGCAGCGGTGGTCGCGTGGCAGGCCGGCTTCTGGGTGATCGCGGCGCTCGCGGGTGGCTACGTCGTGGGCTTCGTCGCGCTCTACGACGGCACCCGCGGCGAGGGAACCCTCTCGGTACCCGACTTCTCGGTGCTGCGCTCGAACCGAGCCTATCTCGTGCTCGTCGGCGTCGGATTCTTCATGGGGGCGTCGATCTTCGCGATGCTCGGCTACATCGTGCTCTACGTCGTCGACGACCTCGGCCACACCACCCTCGTCGGCGGCGTCGTGTTGGCGCTGACCCAGATCATGGGAAGCGCCGCGCGGATCGGCGCGGGGGGCGTCGCCGACCGCCTCGGCGGCGCACGCGGGGCGGCCACCGTCGCGCTGGTCCAGATGGCCGTCGCGGTGGTCCTGTTCGCGGTGCTCGCCACGGGCCTCCCCTCGTTTCCGGTGGCGCTCGTCGTCTTCGCGGGGCTCGGGCTCACGGTCTACGGCTCGACGGGGGTGTTCTACTCGTGTCTCGGGACCATCGTCGACGACGACGACATCGGGGCGGCGACCGCCGGCGGGCAGACCGCGATCAACGTCGGCGGACTCGTCGCGCCGCCGACGTTCGGACTGTTGGTCGAACACTCCGGCTACTCCGTGAGCTGGGCGTTTCTCGGGGCGCTCACGGTCGCCGGTACCGTGCTGCTCGTCGTGGTTCGGCGGCGGCTTGGCTCGTCCGCTGGCTGA